One segment of Streptomyces sp. YIM 121038 DNA contains the following:
- a CDS encoding ABC transporter ATP-binding protein, which produces MSRAAVQVTDLWKAFGPQVAVAGIDLTLPAGKFVGLVGPNGAGKTTTLSMVTGLLRPDRGTVEVVGHDVWRDPAEVKARIGVLPEGLRLFERLSGRELLAYTGRLRGLAGPEVDKRATQLLDVLDLAGSQHKLVVDYSTGMRKKIGLAAALLHNPEVLFLDEPFEGVDPVSAQIIRGVLERYTASGATVVFSSHVMELVESLCDWVAVMAAGRIRAQGPLAEVRGEAPSLQQAFLELVGAHGRDTGTDLDWLGGGAR; this is translated from the coding sequence GTGAGCCGAGCTGCGGTACAGGTGACCGACCTGTGGAAGGCCTTCGGCCCACAAGTGGCCGTGGCCGGGATCGACCTCACCCTCCCGGCAGGAAAGTTCGTCGGCCTCGTCGGCCCGAACGGCGCGGGCAAGACCACCACCCTCTCCATGGTCACCGGCCTCCTCCGCCCCGACCGGGGCACCGTCGAGGTCGTCGGCCACGACGTGTGGCGGGACCCGGCCGAGGTCAAGGCCCGCATCGGCGTCCTGCCCGAAGGCCTGCGCCTGTTCGAGCGGCTGTCCGGACGCGAACTCCTCGCGTACACCGGGCGGCTGCGCGGCCTCGCGGGCCCCGAGGTCGACAAGCGCGCGACCCAGCTCCTGGACGTCCTCGACCTCGCGGGCTCCCAGCACAAGCTCGTCGTCGACTACTCCACCGGCATGCGCAAGAAGATCGGCCTGGCCGCGGCGCTCCTGCACAACCCCGAAGTGCTCTTCCTCGACGAGCCGTTCGAGGGCGTCGACCCGGTGTCGGCGCAGATCATCCGCGGCGTCCTGGAGCGGTACACCGCCTCCGGCGCGACCGTCGTCTTCTCCAGCCACGTCATGGAGCTGGTGGAGTCCCTGTGCGACTGGGTCGCCGTCATGGCGGCGGGCCGCATCCGCGCCCAGGGCCCGCTCGCCGAGGTCCGCGGCGAGGCCCCCTCCCTCCAGCAGGCCTTCCTCGAACTCGTCGGCGCGCACGGCCGCGACACCGGCACCGACCTCGACTGGCTCGGCGGCGGCGCCCGATGA
- a CDS encoding transporter, with protein sequence MTATAPGAAPLAPVETGLIPVFVRLKLSLLRNGLRQSSGRRAAYVASAVLALLITALQLLGLILLRGDPHAATVSILLVAVLALGWAVLPLFFPSGDETLDPTRLVMLPLRPRPLVRALLVSSLVGIGPLFTLCLALGAVIAVARGGAAVAVAVAAVPLVLLLCVALARAVAAANIRLLTSRKGRDLAVLSGLVIAVGAQLVNFGVQRIGSSDAGLGELDPAADVVSWIPPASALSAVRTAGEARYGVAAAQLALSVVALVLLLRLWQRSLTRLMTTPDGSTLAAAEPDRTRRGGGLAGLLPSGRTGPVMERTLRYVWRDPKTKAAWVTSLAIGLIVPLFNALQGTGSVYFACFAAGMLGVQMYNQFGQDTSAFWMVAMTIASPRDAYEELRARALALLLVTLPYAVLVTVLTTALLGVWHALPEALGLSFALLGAMLATGAWASARFPYSIPQEGHKNVAPGQAGLAWISLFGGMLGAAALCAPVIALTIWLHASDRGSWSWLLLPVGAGYGAAVTVLGLRLAAPRTAGRLPEILTAVSKG encoded by the coding sequence ATGACCGCCACCGCGCCCGGCGCCGCGCCCCTCGCCCCCGTCGAGACCGGCCTGATCCCCGTCTTCGTACGCCTGAAGCTGTCGCTCCTGCGCAACGGACTGCGCCAGTCCTCCGGCCGCCGCGCCGCCTACGTCGCCTCCGCGGTCCTCGCCCTGCTCATCACCGCGCTCCAACTCCTCGGCCTGATCCTGCTGCGCGGCGACCCGCACGCCGCCACCGTCTCGATCCTGCTCGTCGCGGTCCTCGCGCTCGGCTGGGCCGTGCTCCCGCTGTTCTTCCCCAGCGGCGACGAGACCCTCGACCCCACCCGCCTGGTGATGCTGCCGCTGCGCCCGCGGCCCCTGGTGCGGGCGCTGCTCGTCTCCTCGCTCGTGGGCATCGGGCCGCTGTTCACGCTGTGCCTGGCGCTCGGCGCGGTGATCGCGGTGGCGCGGGGCGGCGCGGCCGTCGCGGTGGCCGTGGCGGCCGTCCCCCTCGTCCTGCTGCTGTGCGTCGCGCTCGCCCGCGCCGTCGCCGCCGCCAACATCCGCCTGCTCACCAGCCGCAAGGGCCGCGACCTCGCCGTCCTCAGCGGCCTCGTCATCGCCGTCGGCGCGCAGCTCGTCAACTTCGGCGTGCAGCGCATCGGCTCCTCCGACGCGGGCCTCGGCGAGCTGGACCCGGCGGCGGACGTCGTCAGCTGGATCCCGCCCGCCTCCGCCCTGTCGGCCGTACGGACGGCCGGCGAGGCCCGCTACGGGGTCGCCGCCGCCCAACTGGCCCTGTCCGTGGTGGCCCTGGTGCTCCTGCTGCGGCTGTGGCAGCGCAGCCTGACCCGCCTGATGACCACGCCCGACGGCTCCACGCTCGCCGCGGCCGAACCGGACCGCACCCGGCGCGGCGGCGGCCTCGCGGGCCTGCTGCCCTCCGGCCGCACCGGCCCGGTCATGGAGCGCACCCTGCGCTACGTGTGGCGCGACCCCAAGACGAAGGCCGCCTGGGTCACCTCGCTCGCCATCGGCCTGATCGTGCCGCTCTTCAACGCCCTCCAGGGCACCGGATCCGTCTACTTCGCCTGCTTCGCGGCGGGCATGCTCGGCGTCCAGATGTACAACCAGTTCGGCCAGGACACGTCCGCCTTCTGGATGGTGGCGATGACCATCGCCTCGCCCCGCGACGCCTACGAGGAACTGCGGGCCCGCGCCCTCGCCCTGCTCCTCGTCACCCTCCCCTACGCCGTCCTCGTGACCGTCCTGACCACGGCCCTCCTCGGCGTCTGGCACGCCCTGCCCGAGGCCCTCGGGCTCTCCTTCGCGCTGCTCGGCGCCATGCTGGCCACCGGCGCCTGGGCGTCGGCCCGCTTCCCGTACTCCATCCCGCAGGAGGGCCACAAGAACGTGGCGCCGGGCCAGGCGGGCCTCGCCTGGATCTCCCTCTTCGGCGGCATGCTCGGCGCCGCGGCCCTGTGCGCGCCCGTCATCGCCCTCACCATCTGGCTGCACGCCTCGGACCGGGGCTCCTGGTCCTGGCTGCTGCTGCCCGTCGGCGCGGGCTACGGCGCCGCCGTCACCGTCCTCGGCCTGCGGCTCGCGGCGCCCCGCACGGCCGGGCGCCTTCCGGAGATCCTGACGGCGGTCAGCAAGGGCTGA
- a CDS encoding PAS domain-containing protein: MSASRQSGTTDELGPEEPEPGGAELLAALLDGMDAALCAFDADGVVTHWNREAERILGWSAAEAVGRRGFAGWAVRPADAEEVEERLLAAMHAPGRQVHEFALLTKGGGRVLVRTQSAAVRGGDGKPAGVYCAFSEVHAQIDLERSIALSEALFEHASWGVVLVDADLRPAVVNEHAARLLGIGRTALLGRPLGEVLLQGVEELESALTHVLAEGAPPAPAEMWVTARGEGGEAERRCWRSGFLRLGSPLAEEPVPLGVGWLFRDVTDAKRAEQDAAKLRFRSQQLHRSARAAAECEDPMEAATVQLDFALAGFADHALIDLLTATEPAVRLVRAAATPAGSPGPCLPADKAGLPVRYPEGHPATQAVERVGSVRASAGLAAPERARAWASARQWPDSSVHALCAVLRSRGRTLGVVTFLRGGARTQFERADAAYAESVAARVAAALDLAAALGT; this comes from the coding sequence GTGAGTGCTTCCCGACAGAGCGGGACGACGGACGAACTGGGCCCGGAAGAGCCCGAGCCCGGCGGGGCGGAGCTGCTCGCGGCGCTCCTCGACGGGATGGACGCCGCCCTGTGCGCCTTCGACGCCGACGGGGTCGTGACGCACTGGAACCGCGAGGCGGAGCGGATCCTCGGCTGGTCCGCCGCGGAGGCCGTCGGGCGGCGCGGTTTCGCCGGGTGGGCCGTGCGGCCCGCCGACGCCGAGGAGGTCGAGGAGCGGCTCCTCGCCGCCATGCACGCCCCCGGCCGCCAGGTGCACGAGTTCGCGCTCCTCACCAAGGGCGGCGGCCGCGTCCTCGTGCGCACCCAGTCCGCGGCCGTGCGCGGCGGCGACGGCAAGCCCGCCGGGGTGTACTGCGCCTTCAGCGAGGTGCACGCGCAGATCGACCTGGAGCGGTCCATCGCCCTCAGCGAGGCCCTGTTCGAGCACGCCTCCTGGGGCGTCGTCCTCGTCGACGCCGACCTCAGGCCCGCCGTCGTCAACGAACACGCCGCGCGGCTGCTCGGCATCGGCCGCACCGCGCTGCTCGGGCGGCCCCTCGGCGAGGTGCTGCTCCAGGGCGTCGAGGAGCTGGAGAGCGCTCTCACGCACGTGCTCGCCGAGGGCGCGCCGCCCGCGCCCGCCGAGATGTGGGTGACGGCCCGCGGCGAGGGCGGCGAGGCCGAGCGCCGGTGCTGGCGCAGCGGCTTCCTGCGGCTCGGCTCGCCCCTGGCCGAGGAGCCGGTGCCGCTGGGCGTCGGCTGGCTCTTCCGGGACGTCACGGACGCCAAGCGGGCCGAGCAGGACGCCGCGAAGCTGCGCTTCCGCTCGCAGCAGCTGCACCGCTCCGCGCGGGCCGCCGCCGAGTGCGAGGACCCGATGGAGGCCGCCACCGTCCAGCTCGACTTCGCCCTCGCCGGGTTCGCCGACCACGCCCTGATCGACCTCCTGACCGCCACCGAGCCCGCGGTGCGCCTCGTCCGGGCCGCGGCGACGCCCGCCGGGTCGCCCGGACCCTGTCTGCCCGCCGACAAGGCCGGCCTTCCGGTGCGCTATCCGGAGGGACATCCGGCGACGCAGGCCGTGGAGCGGGTGGGGTCCGTGCGCGCCAGCGCGGGGCTCGCGGCGCCCGAGCGGGCCCGCGCGTGGGCCTCGGCCCGCCAGTGGCCCGACTCCTCCGTGCACGCCCTGTGCGCGGTGCTGCGCAGCCGGGGCCGCACGCTGGGCGTCGTGACGTTCCTGCGGGGCGGCGCGCGCACCCAGTTCGAGCGCGCGGACGCGGCGTACGCGGAGAGCGTGGCGGCCCGCGTCGCCGCCGCCCTCGACCTCGCGGCGGCCCTGGGGACCTAG
- a CDS encoding SIS domain-containing protein → MTNGTRDGGAGGPGGAGLAGRYLDAAIGLLERVRDEEAAAITAAADVIADAVAADGRLFAFGAGHSSLAAQDVVYRAGGLALMNLLSVPGVVGVDVMPATLGSALERVDGLAGAVLDSSPVRPGDVLVIISLSGRNSLPVEMAVNARALGLKVIGVTSVAYAEGTKSRHSSGTFLKDHCDVVLDTKIAVGDAELTLDSVEAPFGPASTMVASALMQAMMAAAAAGLAERGIQPPLLRSGNVDGGHDWNGRVFQEYGDRIFYRH, encoded by the coding sequence ATGACCAACGGTACGCGGGACGGCGGCGCGGGCGGACCCGGAGGTGCCGGGCTCGCCGGACGGTACCTGGACGCCGCGATCGGCCTGCTCGAACGGGTGCGCGACGAGGAGGCCGCCGCGATCACCGCCGCGGCCGACGTCATCGCCGACGCCGTCGCCGCCGACGGACGGCTCTTCGCCTTCGGCGCCGGGCACTCCTCGCTGGCCGCGCAGGACGTCGTCTACCGCGCGGGCGGGCTCGCCCTGATGAACCTGCTGTCCGTACCGGGCGTCGTCGGCGTGGACGTCATGCCCGCGACCCTCGGCTCCGCCCTGGAGCGGGTCGACGGCCTCGCGGGGGCCGTCCTCGACTCCAGCCCGGTGCGGCCCGGTGACGTCCTCGTGATCATCTCCCTGTCCGGGCGGAACTCGCTGCCCGTCGAGATGGCCGTGAACGCCCGCGCGCTCGGCCTCAAGGTCATCGGCGTGACGTCGGTGGCGTACGCGGAGGGGACGAAGTCGCGGCACTCCTCCGGCACGTTCCTGAAGGACCACTGCGACGTCGTGCTCGACACGAAGATCGCCGTCGGTGACGCGGAGCTGACCCTCGACTCCGTCGAGGCGCCCTTCGGCCCGGCCTCCACGATGGTCGCGAGCGCCTTGATGCAGGCCATGATGGCCGCGGCGGCCGCGGGGCTCGCGGAGCGCGGGATCCAGCCGCCGCTGCTCCGCTCGGGGAACGTGGACGGCGGCCACGACTGGAACGGCCGCGTCTTCCAGGAGTACGGCGACCGGATCTTCTACCGCCACTGA
- a CDS encoding metal-dependent transcriptional regulator yields MSGLIDTTEMYLRTILELEEEGVVPMRARIAERLDQSGPTVSQTVARMERDGLVAVASDRHLELTEEGRRLATRVMRKHRLAECLLVDVIGLEWEQVHAEACRWEHVMSEAVERRVLELLRHPTESPYGNPIPGLEELGEKDGADPFLDEGMVSLIDLDPGTDGKTVVVRRIGEPIQTDAQLMYTLRRAGVQPGSVVSVTESAGGVLVGSSGEAAELAADVASHVFVAKR; encoded by the coding sequence ATGTCGGGGCTTATTGACACCACTGAGATGTACCTGCGCACCATCCTCGAACTGGAGGAGGAGGGTGTCGTCCCCATGCGCGCCCGCATCGCCGAGCGGCTCGACCAGAGCGGCCCGACGGTGAGCCAGACCGTGGCGCGGATGGAGCGCGACGGCCTGGTGGCCGTCGCGAGCGACCGGCACCTGGAGCTGACCGAGGAGGGCCGCCGTCTGGCCACCCGCGTCATGCGCAAGCACCGCCTCGCCGAGTGCCTCCTGGTCGACGTGATCGGCCTGGAGTGGGAGCAGGTGCATGCCGAGGCCTGCCGCTGGGAGCACGTGATGAGCGAGGCGGTGGAGCGCCGCGTCCTGGAGCTCCTGCGCCACCCCACCGAGTCGCCGTACGGCAATCCGATCCCGGGCCTCGAGGAGCTCGGCGAGAAGGACGGCGCCGACCCGTTCCTGGACGAGGGGATGGTCTCCCTCATCGACCTCGACCCGGGCACGGACGGCAAGACGGTCGTGGTGCGCCGCATCGGCGAGCCGATCCAGACGGACGCGCAGCTGATGTACACGCTGCGGCGCGCGGGCGTGCAGCCCGGCTCCGTGGTGAGCGTGACGGAGTCGGCGGGCGGCGTGCTCGTCGGCAGCAGCGGCGAAGCCGCGGAGCTGGCGGCGGACGTGGCCTCGCACGTCTTCGTCGCCAAGCGCTGA
- a CDS encoding alpha/beta hydrolase, whose product MVRRIDVTGAGGVSLAAWEYADPPKAGEAEQPRGGVLLLHGLMGRASHWAGTARWLAERHRAVAIDQRGHGRSEKPADGPYTREAYVDDAEAALEQLALSPAVLIGHSMGALTAWQLAARRPDLVRGLIICDMRASALGAASQREWEAWFKSWPVPFATLADVRKWFGEDDPWVERPNPSRGAFFAEVMAEGPDGWRPVFDPAQMLKSRETWVYDAHWEELVQVRCPALVVRGLDGELGRAEAQEMVRVLPRGAYAEVADAGHLVHYDRPEGWREAIEPFLDRALTEP is encoded by the coding sequence ATGGTGCGGCGCATCGACGTGACCGGCGCGGGCGGCGTGAGCCTCGCGGCCTGGGAGTACGCCGACCCACCCAAAGCCGGGGAGGCCGAGCAGCCGCGCGGCGGCGTGCTCTTACTCCACGGGCTCATGGGCCGCGCCTCGCACTGGGCGGGCACCGCCCGGTGGCTCGCCGAGCGGCACCGCGCGGTCGCCATCGACCAGCGGGGCCACGGCCGCAGCGAGAAGCCCGCCGACGGCCCCTACACCCGCGAGGCCTACGTCGACGACGCCGAGGCCGCCCTGGAGCAGCTCGCCCTCTCCCCCGCCGTGCTCATCGGCCATTCCATGGGCGCCCTCACCGCCTGGCAGCTGGCCGCGCGCCGCCCCGACCTCGTCCGGGGCCTGATCATCTGCGACATGCGGGCCTCCGCGCTCGGGGCGGCCTCGCAGCGGGAGTGGGAGGCCTGGTTCAAGTCCTGGCCGGTGCCGTTCGCGACGCTCGCGGACGTCCGCAAGTGGTTCGGCGAGGACGACCCCTGGGTGGAGCGGCCCAACCCCTCGCGGGGCGCCTTCTTCGCCGAGGTCATGGCCGAGGGCCCCGACGGCTGGCGGCCCGTCTTCGACCCCGCGCAGATGCTCAAGTCCCGCGAGACGTGGGTGTACGACGCGCACTGGGAGGAGCTCGTCCAGGTCCGGTGCCCCGCCCTCGTCGTCCGCGGCCTCGACGGCGAGCTGGGGCGGGCGGAGGCCCAGGAGATGGTGCGGGTGCTGCCGCGCGGGGCCTATGCGGAGGTCGCCGACGCGGGGCACCTCGTGCACTACGACCGCCCCGAGGGCTGGCGCGAAGCCATCGAGCCCTTCCTCGACCGGGCCCTCACGGAACCCTAG
- the pdxH gene encoding pyridoxamine 5'-phosphate oxidase, translating into MRAQYRTDGIAEADFPGDPFKQFERWFQQAAAEAADPAGVLAEPNAMVVSTADAEGRPSSRTVLLKGFDERGFVFFTNYESRKARDIAENARVSLLFPWHPMGRQVIVEGVAERTGREETVRYFRSRPHGSQLGAWASAQSSVIATRAELDAAYADLAARYPEGEQVPAPPHWGGFRVRPETVEFWQGRTNRLHDRLRYTRAGRAWTLQRLCP; encoded by the coding sequence ATGCGTGCGCAGTACCGCACCGACGGCATCGCGGAGGCCGACTTCCCCGGCGATCCGTTCAAGCAGTTCGAGCGCTGGTTCCAGCAGGCGGCCGCGGAGGCGGCGGACCCGGCCGGCGTCCTCGCCGAGCCGAACGCGATGGTCGTGTCCACGGCCGACGCCGAGGGGCGGCCGAGCTCGCGCACGGTGCTCCTGAAGGGCTTCGACGAGCGCGGCTTCGTCTTCTTCACCAACTACGAGTCCCGCAAGGCCCGGGACATCGCGGAGAACGCCCGGGTGTCGCTGCTCTTCCCCTGGCATCCGATGGGGCGTCAGGTGATCGTCGAGGGCGTGGCGGAGCGGACCGGCCGCGAGGAGACCGTCCGCTACTTCCGCAGCCGTCCGCACGGCTCCCAGCTGGGAGCCTGGGCCAGCGCGCAGTCCTCGGTGATCGCCACGCGCGCCGAACTGGACGCGGCGTACGCGGACTTGGCCGCGCGCTATCCCGAGGGCGAGCAGGTCCCGGCGCCGCCGCACTGGGGCGGCTTCCGCGTCCGCCCCGAAACGGTCGAGTTCTGGCAGGGCCGCACCAACCGCCTCCACGACCGCCTCCGCTACACCCGGGCCGGAAGGGCCTGGACCTTGCAGCGCCTCTGCCCCTGA
- a CDS encoding citrate synthase 2, translated as MSDFVPGLEGVVAFETEIAEPDKEGGALRYRGVDIEDLVGDVSFGNVWGLLVDGAFNPGLPPAEPFPIPVHSGDIRVDVQSALAMLAPVWGLRPLLDIDEAQARDDLARAAVMALSYVAQSARGQGLPMVPQREIDKAETVVERFMRRWRGEPDPRHVRAVDAYWTSAAEHGMNASTFTARVIASTGADVAAALSGAVGAMSGPLHGGAPSRVLGMIEEIERSGDAVAYVKQALDRGERLMGFGHRVYRAEDPRARVLRRTARELGAPRFEVAEALEKAALDELHARRPDRVLATNVEFWAAIVLDFAEVPAHMFTSMFTCARTAGWSAHILEQKRTGRLVRPSARYVGPAARSPRDISGYGDIAG; from the coding sequence ATGTCCGACTTCGTACCCGGACTTGAAGGAGTCGTCGCGTTCGAGACGGAGATCGCCGAACCGGACAAGGAGGGCGGTGCCCTGCGCTACCGGGGCGTCGACATCGAGGACCTGGTCGGCGACGTCTCCTTCGGCAACGTGTGGGGGCTGCTCGTCGACGGCGCGTTCAACCCGGGCCTGCCGCCCGCCGAGCCGTTCCCCATCCCCGTCCACTCCGGCGACATCCGCGTCGACGTGCAGTCCGCGCTCGCCATGCTCGCCCCCGTGTGGGGCCTGCGGCCGCTGCTCGACATCGACGAGGCGCAGGCCCGCGACGACCTCGCGCGGGCCGCCGTCATGGCCCTGTCGTACGTCGCGCAGTCCGCGCGCGGGCAGGGCCTGCCGATGGTGCCGCAGCGGGAGATCGACAAGGCCGAGACCGTCGTCGAGCGGTTCATGCGGCGCTGGCGCGGCGAGCCCGACCCGCGGCACGTGCGGGCCGTCGACGCGTACTGGACGTCCGCCGCCGAGCACGGCATGAACGCGTCCACGTTCACCGCGCGGGTCATCGCCTCCACCGGCGCCGACGTCGCGGCCGCGCTCTCCGGGGCCGTCGGGGCCATGTCCGGGCCGCTGCACGGCGGGGCGCCCTCGCGGGTGCTCGGCATGATCGAGGAGATCGAGCGCAGCGGGGACGCCGTGGCGTACGTGAAGCAGGCGCTCGACCGGGGCGAGCGGCTCATGGGCTTCGGGCACCGCGTCTACCGGGCCGAGGACCCGCGGGCGCGGGTGCTCCGGCGCACCGCGCGGGAGCTGGGCGCGCCCCGCTTCGAGGTGGCCGAGGCGCTGGAGAAGGCGGCGCTCGACGAGCTGCACGCGCGGCGGCCCGACCGGGTGCTCGCCACGAACGTGGAGTTCTGGGCGGCGATCGTGCTCGACTTCGCGGAGGTGCCGGCGCACATGTTCACGTCGATGTTCACGTGTGCCCGTACGGCGGGGTGGTCGGCGCACATCCTTGAGCAGAAGCGCACGGGGCGGCTCGTGCGGCCGTCCGCCCGGTATGTCGGGCCTGCGGCCCGCAGCCCGCGGGACATCTCGGGGTACGGGGACATCGCGGGCTGA
- a CDS encoding TetR/AcrR family transcriptional regulator, with the protein MGAVTEAGRSPKQDRSRATRQRLLEAAVACLAEHGWTGSTVTVVSERAGVSRGAAQHHFPTREDLFTAAVEYVAERRSAALRGLFPEGARAADRAAVVRALVDLYTGPLFRAALQLWVAASNEPQLGPRVAELEARVGRETHRIAVELLAVDESRPGVRETVQGLLDMARGLGLANLLTDDAPRRDRVVHQWSHLVAGALGGAMNSPSGV; encoded by the coding sequence ATGGGTGCTGTGACGGAGGCCGGCCGTTCGCCCAAGCAGGACCGCAGCCGGGCCACCCGGCAGCGGCTCCTGGAGGCGGCGGTGGCATGTCTGGCCGAACACGGCTGGACCGGCTCGACGGTCACCGTCGTGTCCGAGCGCGCCGGGGTGTCCCGGGGCGCGGCCCAGCACCACTTCCCCACCCGCGAGGACCTCTTCACGGCCGCCGTGGAGTACGTCGCCGAGCGGCGCTCCGCCGCGCTGCGCGGCCTCTTCCCCGAGGGCGCCCGGGCCGCCGACCGGGCCGCGGTCGTTCGCGCCCTCGTCGACCTCTACACCGGGCCGCTGTTCCGCGCCGCCCTCCAGCTGTGGGTCGCCGCCTCCAACGAGCCGCAACTGGGGCCGCGCGTCGCCGAGTTGGAGGCCCGCGTCGGCCGCGAGACCCATCGCATAGCGGTCGAGCTCCTCGCCGTCGACGAGTCCCGCCCCGGCGTCCGCGAAACCGTCCAGGGCCTCCTCGACATGGCCCGCGGCCTCGGCCTCGCCAACCTCCTCACCGACGACGCCCCCCGCCGCGACCGAGTGGTCCACCAGTGGAGCCACCTGGTCGCGGGGGCGCTGGGAGGGGCTATGAACAGCCCCTCCGGCGTTTGA
- a CDS encoding enoyl-CoA hydratase family protein produces MTVVTASQPDRGVVTLALDSPAHRNALSADLVAELTAALERTRADDGVRAVVLTHTGSTFCSGADLRQPPDPAAFVALMRRILTLPKPVVARVAGHARAGGLGLVAACDIAVAGGGAAGAASFALTEVRIGVVPAVISIPLLARVDARAAGRYFLTGERFDAAEAARIGLVTAYDDDVDTALAPVLDGLRKAAPEALADTKKLLTAKVLTAFDEESDAVIALSARRFRSAEAQEGMAAFLERRERPWVL; encoded by the coding sequence ATGACCGTGGTGACCGCGTCGCAGCCCGACCGGGGCGTCGTGACCCTCGCCCTCGACTCGCCCGCCCACCGCAACGCGCTCTCCGCGGACCTGGTCGCCGAGCTGACGGCCGCCCTGGAGCGGACCCGGGCGGACGACGGCGTACGGGCCGTGGTGCTCACGCACACGGGCTCGACGTTCTGCTCCGGCGCGGACCTGCGGCAGCCGCCCGACCCGGCGGCGTTCGTGGCGCTGATGCGGCGGATCCTGACCCTGCCCAAGCCCGTGGTGGCGCGGGTGGCCGGACACGCGCGGGCGGGCGGCCTCGGCCTCGTCGCCGCTTGCGACATCGCGGTCGCGGGCGGCGGCGCGGCCGGGGCCGCCTCCTTCGCCCTGACCGAAGTGCGCATCGGGGTCGTCCCCGCCGTGATCTCGATCCCGCTCCTGGCCCGCGTCGACGCCCGTGCCGCGGGGCGCTACTTCCTCACCGGCGAGCGCTTCGACGCGGCGGAGGCGGCCAGGATCGGCCTGGTCACCGCGTACGACGACGACGTGGACACGGCCCTCGCGCCCGTCCTCGACGGTCTGCGCAAGGCGGCTCCCGAGGCGCTGGCCGACACCAAGAAACTCCTCACGGCTAAGGTTCTGACCGCATTCGACGAGGAGTCGGACGCCGTCATCGCCCTGTCCGCGCGCCGCTTCCGCTCGGCCGAGGCACAGGAGGGCATGGCGGCGTTCCTGGAACGACGGGAGCGCCCATGGGTGCTGTGA
- a CDS encoding acyl-CoA dehydrogenase family protein translates to MSTALETEEHTALRAAVAALGRRYGRDYLTRVVNEGAHPDELWADAAKLGYLGVNLPEEYGGGGGGITELSLVLEELGAAGCPLLMMVVSPAICGTVIARFGTDAQRRAWLPGLADGSRTMAFGITEPDAGSNSHRITTTARRDPGTGDWLLTGRKVFISGVDIADATLIVGRTEDARTGRLKPCLFIVDRDAPGFGRRAIPMELKAAEKQFELVLDDVRLPADALVGDEDAGLLQLFAGLNPERIMTAAFALGMGRYALSRAVEYAKDRTVWKTPIGAHQAIAHPLAQAHVDLELAGLMTRKAALLYDGGDDVAAGEAANMAKLAAADACVKAVDQAVHTLGGNGLTAEFGLASLIVASRVARIAPVSREMILNYVSHQTLGLPKSY, encoded by the coding sequence ATGAGCACAGCCCTGGAAACCGAGGAACACACCGCGCTGCGCGCCGCCGTCGCCGCGCTCGGCCGCCGCTACGGCCGCGACTACCTGACCCGCGTCGTGAACGAGGGCGCCCACCCCGACGAGCTGTGGGCGGACGCCGCCAAGCTGGGCTATCTGGGCGTGAACCTGCCGGAGGAATACGGCGGCGGGGGCGGCGGCATCACCGAACTCTCCCTGGTCCTTGAGGAGTTGGGCGCCGCGGGCTGCCCACTGCTCATGATGGTGGTGTCCCCGGCGATCTGCGGCACGGTGATCGCCCGCTTCGGCACCGACGCGCAGCGGCGGGCCTGGCTCCCCGGCCTCGCCGACGGCAGCCGCACCATGGCGTTCGGCATCACCGAGCCGGACGCGGGCTCCAACTCCCACCGCATCACGACGACCGCCCGCAGGGACCCCGGCACCGGCGACTGGCTCCTGACCGGCCGCAAGGTGTTCATATCGGGCGTCGACATCGCGGACGCCACGCTGATCGTGGGCCGCACCGAGGACGCCCGCACCGGCCGCCTCAAGCCGTGCCTGTTCATCGTGGACCGGGACGCGCCGGGCTTCGGGCGGCGCGCCATCCCCATGGAACTCAAGGCGGCGGAGAAGCAGTTCGAGCTGGTCCTCGACGACGTGCGGCTGCCCGCCGACGCGCTCGTCGGCGACGAGGACGCGGGCCTCCTCCAGCTCTTCGCGGGCCTCAACCCCGAGCGGATCATGACGGCCGCGTTCGCCCTCGGCATGGGCCGCTACGCGCTGTCCCGCGCGGTGGAGTACGCCAAGGACCGCACCGTGTGGAAGACCCCCATCGGCGCGCACCAGGCCATCGCCCACCCGCTCGCCCAGGCCCACGTCGACCTCGAACTCGCGGGCCTGATGACCCGCAAGGCCGCGCTCCTGTACGACGGCGGGGACGACGTGGCGGCGGGCGAGGCCGCGAACATGGCGAAGCTCGCCGCCGCGGACGCCTGTGTGAAGGCCGTCGACCAGGCCGTCCACACCCTCGGCGGGAACGGCCTGACGGCGGAGTTCGGCCTGGCCTCGCTGATCGTCGCGTCCCGGGTGGCCCGGATCGCCCCGGTGAGCCGCGAGATGATCCTCAACTACGTCTCGCACCAGACCCTGGGCCTGCCCAAGTCCTACTGA